One window of the Dethiosulfovibrio russensis genome contains the following:
- a CDS encoding YfcC family protein produces MITQEKKRSSFPHVFVILLSIMVVAMVATWFVPAGEFNRQLDPKSNRTVIVPDSFHSVEQAPVDPFQMFVAVQKGMTQAGSIVFFIFIVFSSIYVVMSTGAIDAFIAWMVRKTRSNPASANVTFGVLMAVFMIWGSTGTLSYEEMIAFVPIFASLALALGYDPIVGLAVSFVSVGIGFASATVNPFTIGVAQTISELPLFSGLAYRLLILAVMGSITIAWTLRYAAKIKADPSKSVVSDLDFEDLEFDEEKVNLQFTKTHKTVLMLFLITILVAGFGLLKLHWYINQLAGLFLIMGILVGIADRKAPSRIAELFVEGMSKGVLSAMVVGVARGILVVLSEGKIVDSIINGMANLLGQGSAYLSSVGMLLFQTMMNFLVPSGSGQAATTMPIMAPLADLLEVKRQVAVLAFQFGDGFSNLLWPTGFILIGCILAKVPLSRYLRWFLPLFAVLFVVQVLFLWGAIAIGYGPF; encoded by the coding sequence ATGATCACACAGGAGAAAAAGCGCTCTTCATTTCCACACGTATTCGTCATACTCCTATCCATAATGGTAGTAGCTATGGTGGCGACCTGGTTCGTTCCAGCCGGAGAGTTCAACAGACAGTTGGACCCGAAGAGCAATCGAACCGTAATAGTACCGGACAGCTTCCACTCGGTTGAACAGGCACCGGTCGATCCATTCCAGATGTTCGTAGCCGTCCAGAAAGGCATGACCCAGGCGGGATCGATAGTCTTTTTCATATTCATCGTATTTTCTTCCATATACGTTGTGATGTCGACAGGGGCCATAGACGCCTTCATAGCCTGGATGGTCCGCAAGACCAGGTCCAACCCAGCTTCAGCCAACGTCACATTCGGAGTTCTCATGGCTGTATTCATGATATGGGGATCCACCGGAACCCTGTCCTACGAGGAGATGATAGCCTTCGTCCCCATCTTCGCCAGCCTTGCCTTGGCTCTGGGATACGACCCCATAGTGGGATTGGCTGTATCGTTCGTCTCCGTCGGCATAGGATTCGCCTCAGCCACGGTAAACCCATTCACAATCGGGGTAGCACAGACCATATCGGAACTTCCCCTTTTCTCAGGGCTGGCCTACAGGCTGCTGATATTGGCGGTAATGGGAAGCATAACCATAGCATGGACCCTCAGATATGCCGCAAAGATCAAAGCCGACCCATCCAAGAGCGTGGTAAGCGACCTGGACTTCGAGGACTTGGAATTCGACGAAGAAAAGGTGAACCTTCAGTTCACGAAAACCCACAAAACAGTCCTAATGCTTTTTTTGATCACCATATTGGTAGCAGGATTCGGACTCCTTAAGCTTCACTGGTATATCAACCAGCTGGCTGGACTGTTCCTCATCATGGGTATTCTGGTAGGCATAGCGGACAGAAAGGCACCCAGCCGCATCGCCGAGCTTTTCGTAGAAGGGATGAGCAAAGGAGTCCTCTCCGCGATGGTGGTAGGAGTGGCACGGGGAATCCTGGTCGTATTATCGGAAGGCAAGATCGTGGACTCCATAATAAACGGAATGGCAAACCTTCTGGGTCAGGGCTCGGCCTATCTGAGCTCCGTCGGAATGCTGCTTTTCCAGACTATGATGAATTTCCTCGTTCCATCCGGATCGGGACAAGCGGCCACTACCATGCCGATAATGGCCCCCTTGGCCGATCTGTTGGAGGTTAAAAGACAGGTAGCAGTACTGGCCTTTCAGTTCGGCGACGGATTCTCCAACCTGCTTTGGCCGACAGGCTTCATTCTGATCGGCTGCATCCTGGCTAAGGTTCCTCTCAGCCGTTATCTGCGTTGGTTCCTTCCCCTCTTCGCCGTGCTCTTCGTAGTTCAGGTTCTATTCCTCTGGGGAGCTATCGCCATAGGTTACGGCCCGTTCTAA
- the smpB gene encoding SsrA-binding protein SmpB, whose protein sequence is MLTIFDYFDIICPKEVKIMAVERVAQNRKARHDYFILDTFECGLVLTGTEIKSVRAGRVNLKDGYAKLEKGELWLMNVHISPYENASWRQHDPTQRRKLLMHRSEIRKLSVKIKERGFTLVPLSMYIKDGRWAKIELGLAKGKALHDKRQSLAEEDAKRTMAREIRNRQKV, encoded by the coding sequence TTGTTGACTATCTTTGACTATTTCGATATAATCTGCCCGAAAGAGGTGAAGATCATGGCCGTGGAGAGGGTAGCCCAGAATCGGAAAGCCCGGCACGACTACTTTATATTGGACACCTTTGAGTGCGGCTTAGTCCTTACCGGAACTGAGATAAAATCCGTCAGAGCTGGACGGGTCAACCTTAAGGACGGATATGCCAAGCTGGAAAAGGGCGAGCTGTGGTTGATGAACGTTCACATTTCACCTTACGAAAACGCTAGCTGGAGACAGCACGACCCGACCCAGAGACGAAAGCTCCTGATGCATAGGTCGGAGATACGCAAGCTTTCAGTAAAGATAAAAGAACGAGGTTTTACGTTGGTTCCTTTGTCCATGTACATAAAGGACGGTCGATGGGCCAAGATAGAGCTTGGATTGGCGAAGGGTAAGGCCCTTCACGACAAAAGACAATCCCTTGCGGAAGAGGACGCCAAGCGTACCATGGCAAGGGAGATCAGGAACAGGCAGAAAGTTTAA
- a CDS encoding amidohydrolase, whose amino-acid sequence MTDESRKDILRLLGEIAPTSEKLALDLWENPELGLEERYAADRYQEILSLEGFQVRRGIGDLDTAISASWGSGSPCIGFLGEYDALPGIAEDGGPGHGCGHNLLGAASLGAAMALKKYMEKLNLSGTVVFYGCPAEENNGGKVYMARDGCFSELDAALTWHPSDVNAVWEAGTLALNACNFVFKGVTSHAAKSPEAGRSALDGAILMDVGVNYLREHMIQEARIHSVITSGGKTPNVVPAEATICYYVRAPRRDQVEPLFERVVNCAKGAALMTDTTFEIDMIDGLYDYLPNPVLNEVASKIMSELGGPSFDKVDREKADKLQSSLSEKTVKEAFKRYGATSDFLGRELSDVYLQGGGPMAKGKTMAGSTDVGDVSHIVPTLQITTCTMPIGTSLHSWQSNESFGSTVGLKGMNFASEVLTLTALELLRDTSLFKKAKDAFERDTEGDPYESPLIPGARPKIR is encoded by the coding sequence ATGACAGATGAATCGAGAAAGGATATTCTGCGTCTATTGGGGGAGATCGCACCGACATCGGAAAAACTGGCCCTGGACCTATGGGAAAATCCCGAGCTGGGCCTTGAAGAAAGATACGCCGCCGACAGATACCAGGAAATTCTTTCCCTTGAGGGATTTCAGGTCCGAAGAGGGATCGGCGACCTGGACACAGCCATCTCGGCTAGCTGGGGCTCCGGCTCCCCCTGTATAGGATTTCTGGGAGAATACGACGCTCTGCCTGGCATAGCTGAAGACGGTGGCCCGGGACACGGATGCGGACACAACCTCCTCGGAGCCGCATCTCTAGGGGCTGCCATGGCCCTGAAGAAATACATGGAAAAACTGAATCTGTCCGGAACGGTGGTCTTCTATGGCTGCCCCGCCGAGGAAAACAACGGCGGAAAGGTCTATATGGCAAGAGACGGTTGCTTCTCCGAGCTGGACGCCGCTCTGACCTGGCATCCCTCTGACGTAAACGCAGTATGGGAGGCTGGGACCCTTGCCCTGAACGCCTGTAACTTCGTCTTCAAAGGTGTCACATCCCATGCGGCCAAGTCTCCGGAGGCGGGCAGAAGTGCCCTGGACGGAGCCATACTGATGGATGTAGGGGTCAACTACCTGAGGGAACATATGATCCAGGAGGCACGGATCCACAGCGTTATAACCTCTGGCGGCAAGACTCCCAACGTGGTCCCAGCCGAGGCTACCATATGCTACTACGTCAGAGCCCCCAGGCGAGACCAGGTGGAGCCTCTTTTCGAAAGGGTGGTCAACTGCGCCAAGGGTGCAGCTCTTATGACCGACACAACCTTCGAGATCGATATGATCGACGGACTTTACGACTACCTGCCCAACCCGGTGTTAAACGAGGTCGCGTCAAAGATAATGTCGGAACTTGGAGGACCGAGCTTCGACAAGGTCGATCGAGAGAAGGCAGATAAGCTGCAATCCAGCCTATCGGAGAAAACGGTAAAAGAGGCTTTCAAAAGATACGGAGCCACCTCAGACTTCCTGGGCCGGGAGCTTAGCGATGTCTATCTTCAAGGAGGAGGCCCCATGGCAAAGGGAAAGACCATGGCGGGATCGACCGACGTGGGAGACGTATCCCACATCGTACCCACCCTTCAGATAACGACCTGTACCATGCCCATAGGGACCTCTCTACACTCCTGGCAAAGCAACGAATCCTTCGGTAGCACAGTCGGATTGAAGGGAATGAACTTCGCCTCCGAAGTGCTCACTCTGACCGCTTTGGAGCTTTTAAGGGACACATCGCTGTTTAAAAAGGCAAAAGACGCCTTCGAAAGGGACACCGAGGGAGATCCTTACGAGAGCCCTTTGATTCCCGGAGCTAGACCGAAAATAAGATAA
- a CDS encoding lysylphosphatidylglycerol synthase transmembrane domain-containing protein, with protein MVVSNRKDFPTNVIERIGRLRLVLFALLFVSLSLLVPFFLSKGLGGDFHVDCGFLSLRTAVCLLGLLVVYFCCDGLRLYYVLRSMGHRIPLGGLAKLVFVNIFFSNITPMATGGGFAQIWYLRRFGIPLGTATAATTLRTFLATACIFGVSPFLLLFLHPFSTSSRGWILSLVFASLGIVYLSLFCLALLKRNWMIFVLHRGLNLLCRAKVIDRARAVSWRSKAVKEIVRFSRDIRRCSRGGADILLSVACTAVFLMALFSFPFFLLRGTGYPVPYLLSVGLLILTTFIMYFSPTPGGAGFAEGLFGLFFLSSIPSSELVSVIVIWRFLTIYLGMGIGFIFMLTDLFGRRRCDA; from the coding sequence ATGGTGGTCTCGAATCGTAAGGATTTTCCCACCAATGTGATAGAGCGAATAGGGAGGCTTCGTCTTGTCTTATTCGCCTTGCTTTTCGTCTCTTTGAGTCTCCTGGTCCCGTTTTTTCTCTCCAAGGGGCTGGGAGGCGATTTTCACGTGGACTGTGGATTTCTGTCCCTTCGCACCGCGGTCTGTCTGCTAGGGCTTTTGGTCGTCTACTTCTGTTGCGATGGACTGAGGCTATACTATGTTCTCCGGTCGATGGGGCATAGAATTCCTTTAGGGGGATTGGCCAAACTGGTATTCGTAAACATATTTTTCTCGAATATAACCCCTATGGCGACCGGTGGAGGTTTTGCCCAGATATGGTATCTTCGGAGGTTCGGTATCCCTCTCGGAACTGCTACGGCGGCTACCACCTTGAGGACGTTCTTGGCCACTGCCTGTATATTCGGGGTCTCGCCTTTTCTGCTTCTCTTTTTGCATCCCTTTTCGACTTCCTCCAGAGGGTGGATTTTGTCCTTAGTTTTTGCCTCTTTGGGGATCGTATATCTGTCTCTGTTCTGTCTGGCTCTGCTCAAGAGAAACTGGATGATCTTCGTCCTCCATAGAGGGCTTAACCTGCTTTGCCGAGCCAAGGTGATCGACAGAGCAAGGGCCGTTTCCTGGAGATCCAAGGCGGTAAAGGAGATCGTGCGTTTCTCCAGGGATATCAGACGCTGTAGCAGAGGAGGTGCCGATATCCTTCTTTCCGTGGCATGTACGGCCGTTTTTCTGATGGCCCTCTTCTCCTTTCCCTTTTTTCTTCTTCGGGGAACCGGTTATCCTGTACCCTATCTTCTTTCCGTAGGTCTCTTGATCTTGACGACTTTTATAATGTATTTTTCGCCTACTCCCGGTGGAGCCGGTTTTGCCGAGGGGCTATTCGGCCTTTTTTTTCTGTCGTCGATCCCTTCCTCCGAGTTGGTCTCGGTAATAGTGATCTGGCGTTTCCTGACCATATATCTGGGAATGGGAATAGGCTTCATTTTCATGTTGACCGACTTATTCGGTCGGAGACGTTGCGATGCGTAG